From the genome of Triticum aestivum cultivar Chinese Spring chromosome 3B, IWGSC CS RefSeq v2.1, whole genome shotgun sequence, one region includes:
- the LOC123072203 gene encoding uncharacterized protein: MCLSLSPGKRQDKCLPVPLPQYPIQLSIHLAPQLCSKKKRKISPRPQTKPSPAGADGSTQRRRSRRSSLCSSRLTHLIGRSFPPRRWRRDPWRRPSSATRRPSSPTTSLSRSSPACRTSRPAAASASPRAGGTSSPTPTTAKYFPGRPLPASSHTTLATDDHPHLSHGYRSVSGNWCPHEDSLSFLSEYESLQILDCCNGLLLCRARKSTDPETLDDPKTLDYVVCNPATEKWVTVPATKWSWLVDSACLGFDPAVSAHFYVFELVPDIAWVPSKRDHYSIKAVGIYSSESGVWTHPIEILCLSGCAFLSRVLYLCPDNNSVAAVDVEGNCRIIPIPTSHDAPDRPNVYASQGQLYLTIQGASELSIWVLEDSSSENCWTLKLNVSHLRLFGIEYSSSEQYYGVISAHPEHDVIFIIKGFRLWYRPEKKLFSYDMDSGELCFICDLPWNSTCPYLSYVPLFSESLADGH, from the exons ATGTGTCTTTCACTGAGCCCAGGAAAAAGGCAAGACAAGTGCCTGCCGGTTCCACTTCCTCAGTATCCAATCCAACTATCCATCCATCTCGCCCCCCAGCTGTgctccaaaaagaaaagaaaaatctcGCCCCGCCCCCAAACCAAACCCTCACCGGCCGGCGCGGATGGGAGCACCCAGCGGCGGCGCTCTCGCCGATCCTCTCTTTGCAGTTCGCGCCTCACACATCTG ATTGGCCGCTCGTTTCCTCCCCGGAGATGGCGACGGGATCCATGGAGGCGGCCCTCATCGGCGACCCGACGGCCAAGCTCCCCGACGACCTCCTTGTCGAGGTCATCTCCCGCGTGCCGTACAAGTCGACCTGCTGCTGCAAGTGCGTCTCCACGCGCTGGCGGGACCTCATCTCCCACCCCGACCACCGCAAAATATTTCCCCGGTCGACCCTTGCCGGCTTCTTCTCACACAACCCTCGCCACGGACGACCATCCACATCTTTCTCATGGTTACCGAAGCGTCTCCGGAAACTGGTGCCCTCATGAAGACTCCCTCTCGTTCCTGTCCGAATACGAGAGCCTTCAAATCTTGGATTGCTGCAACGGCCTCCTCCTCTGCCGAGCCCGGAAGTCGACTGACCCAGAGACACTGGATGACCCCAAGACGCTGGATTACGTGGTGTGCAATCCCGCCACCGAGAAATGGGTAACCGTGCCCGCCACCAAGTGGTCCTGGTTGGTGGACAGTGCTTGCTTAGGATTCGACCCGGCCGTCTCCGCACACTTCTATGTGTTCGAGTTGGTACCTGACATTGCTTGGGTTCCGAGTAAGAGGGACCATTATAGCATCAAAGCGGTGGGTATTTACTCTTCCGAATCTGGAGTTTGGACGCATCCAATTGAGATACTCTGCTTATCAGGTTGCGCGTTTTTGAGCAGAGTGTTGTATCTATGTCCTGATAATAATTCAGTTGCAGCCGTCGACGTGGAAGGAAATTGTAGGATCATTCCTATTCCTACTTCACATGATGCCCCTGACCGTCCTAATGTCTATGCATCACAGGGACAGTTGTATCTCACAATTCAGGGTGCTTCTGAACTATCAATCTGGGTTCTTGAAGATTCTAGTAGTGAAAATTGTTGGACCCTGAAGCTCAATGTCAGCCACTTGCGACTGTTCGGAATAGAGTATTCTAGTTCTGAGCAATATTATGGTGTTATCTCAGCCCACCCAGAACACGATGTGATATTCATAATCAAAGGATTTAGATTGTGGTACCGACCAGAGAAGAAATTATTTTCATACGATATGGATTCTGGGGAGCTGTGTTTCATATGTGATCTTCCATGGAATTCCACGTGCCCTTATCTTTCCTATGTTCCTTTGTTCTCGGAGTCATTGGCAGATGGGCACTAA